A window from Gammaproteobacteria bacterium encodes these proteins:
- a CDS encoding YfhL family 4Fe-4S dicluster ferredoxin: MALIITDECINCDVCEPECPNEAIYQGEEIYEIDPTRCTECVGHFDEPQCVEVCPVDCIPKDPDHEETREQLMLKYEHLMAEKN, translated from the coding sequence ATGGCCCTGATAATAACGGACGAATGTATCAACTGTGACGTGTGCGAACCGGAGTGTCCCAACGAGGCCATCTATCAGGGGGAGGAGATCTACGAGATCGACCCGACGCGATGCACCGAGTGCGTAGGGCACTTCGATGAGCCCCAGTGCGTCGAGGTCTGTCCCGTGGACTGCATCCCGAAGGACCCGGACCACGAAGAGACCCGGGAGCAGTTGATGCTGAAGTACGAACATCTGATGGCGGAGAAGAACTGA